A genome region from Deinococcus depolymerans includes the following:
- a CDS encoding MraY family glycosyltransferase yields MDSLQALAAQLGISDLTGRGFISVLVTFFTAWLFTWVFIPRLRVFAIQVGWADQPNERRLNKEPLPNAGGLAIYGGFLVSIIVAWALRPIAVDIVNIQVLAILLGASMLVLVGFIDDQYGLSPLSRLLVQTLAAVLLLVNDLRIDINAIPFLPVLPEPLNMILSTLMTVVWVVALTNAVNLLDGVDGVVGGVAFVASFVLLATASQFTDRAAAVVLLAGLSGAALGYLRHNFNPSRIIMGDAGSTLFGFTLAAVSLLGTLKFSAGASLLVPLIVLALPLLDTTQVVIGRLARGIRNPLGHPDKTHIHHRVLARTSSARRTAVILWLVALACGALGMSLQGVRPPAILGTVLSAAACLFFVAYRRIRAGHLEQAERDAADAAGTLHPTPTTGPDAAREDLNP; encoded by the coding sequence ATGGATTCTTTGCAGGCTCTTGCCGCCCAACTGGGCATCTCCGACCTGACCGGACGCGGCTTCATCAGCGTGCTGGTCACCTTCTTCACCGCCTGGCTGTTCACGTGGGTGTTCATTCCGCGCCTGCGGGTGTTCGCCATTCAGGTCGGCTGGGCCGACCAGCCCAACGAGCGGCGCCTGAACAAGGAGCCGCTGCCGAACGCCGGGGGGCTGGCCATCTACGGCGGGTTCCTGGTGAGCATCATCGTGGCGTGGGCGCTGCGGCCCATCGCAGTGGACATCGTGAACATCCAGGTGCTGGCCATCCTGCTGGGCGCGTCCATGCTGGTGCTCGTCGGGTTCATCGACGATCAGTACGGCCTGTCACCGCTGTCGCGGCTGCTGGTGCAGACCCTGGCGGCCGTACTGCTGCTGGTGAACGACCTGCGCATCGACATCAACGCCATTCCGTTCCTGCCGGTCCTGCCCGAACCGCTGAACATGATCCTCTCGACCCTCATGACGGTCGTGTGGGTCGTGGCCCTCACGAACGCCGTGAACCTGCTCGACGGGGTGGACGGCGTGGTGGGCGGCGTGGCCTTCGTCGCGAGCTTCGTGCTGCTCGCGACCGCCTCGCAGTTCACGGACCGCGCGGCGGCCGTGGTGCTGCTGGCCGGCCTGTCCGGCGCGGCGCTGGGATACCTGCGGCACAATTTCAACCCCAGCCGCATCATCATGGGCGACGCCGGCAGCACCCTGTTCGGGTTCACGCTGGCCGCCGTGAGCCTGCTCGGCACCCTGAAATTCAGCGCGGGGGCCAGTCTGCTCGTGCCGCTGATCGTGCTGGCCCTCCCACTGCTGGACACCACCCAGGTCGTGATCGGCCGGCTGGCGCGCGGCATCCGCAACCCGCTGGGCCACCCGGACAAGACCCACATTCACCACCGGGTGCTGGCCCGCACCTCCAGCGCCCGCCGGACCGCCGTGATCCTGTGGCTGGTCGCGCTGGCCTGCGGGGCGCTGGGCATGAGCCTGCAGGGCGTGCGGCCCCCGGCGATCCTGGGCACCGTCCTGAGCGCCGCCGCCTGCCTGTTCTTCGTGGCGTACCGCCGCATCCGCGCCGGTCACCTCGAGCAGGCCGAACGTGACGCGGCCGACGCGGCCGGAACCCTTCACCCTACCCCGACCACGGGCCCGGACGCGGCCCGGGAGGACCTGAACCCATGA
- the wecB gene encoding non-hydrolyzing UDP-N-acetylglucosamine 2-epimerase, which yields MTTPAVTHLTGRADPAERTVVLAFGTRPEATKMAPVYRALQATPGLRPLILSTGQQRQMLDAALNVFSLTPDRDLNVMTDRQTLADLTARIVPQAGRTLREMGADMVLVHGDTSTSFCVALSAFYEGIPVGHVEAGLRSGDLREPFPEEANRRLTGVLSTLDFAPTPGSRENLRREGKGDHGLFVTGQTAVDAVREVAGRVPLRSEWQARVDAGQPLVTVTMHRRENQPMMREMAQALARVARAHPDHHFIYPVHLSPAVQEAVRPALGHLPNFELTEPLDYSDMAPLMAASRLLATDSGGLQEEGAALGVPVAVLRNVTERPEGVEAGVLKLAGNDPAQLEAVLNDLLDSEPTLAAMRAARNPYGDGQAARRIAQAVAWHFGLQDRPADWE from the coding sequence ATGACCACACCTGCCGTGACCCACCTCACCGGCCGCGCGGACCCCGCAGAGCGGACGGTCGTCCTGGCCTTCGGAACCCGGCCCGAGGCGACGAAGATGGCCCCGGTCTACCGGGCGCTTCAGGCCACGCCGGGCCTGCGGCCCCTGATCCTGTCCACCGGGCAGCAGCGGCAGATGCTGGACGCCGCCCTGAACGTGTTCTCGCTGACCCCAGACCGCGACCTGAACGTCATGACCGACCGGCAGACCCTGGCGGACCTGACCGCCCGCATCGTCCCGCAGGCCGGGCGGACCCTGCGCGAGATGGGCGCCGACATGGTCCTCGTACACGGGGACACCAGCACCAGCTTCTGCGTGGCCCTCAGCGCCTTCTACGAAGGCATCCCGGTCGGGCACGTCGAGGCCGGACTGCGCAGCGGCGACCTGCGCGAACCCTTCCCCGAGGAAGCCAACCGCCGCCTGACCGGCGTGCTGAGCACCCTGGACTTCGCGCCCACGCCCGGCAGCCGCGAGAACCTGCGCCGCGAGGGCAAGGGTGACCACGGCCTGTTCGTGACCGGCCAGACCGCCGTGGACGCCGTGCGCGAGGTCGCGGGCCGCGTCCCGCTGCGCTCCGAGTGGCAGGCGCGCGTGGACGCCGGCCAGCCGCTCGTGACCGTCACCATGCACCGCCGCGAGAACCAGCCCATGATGCGCGAGATGGCCCAGGCCCTGGCCCGCGTGGCCCGGGCGCACCCGGACCATCACTTCATCTACCCCGTGCACCTGTCGCCCGCCGTGCAGGAAGCCGTGCGGCCCGCGCTGGGGCACCTGCCGAACTTCGAACTGACCGAACCGCTCGACTACAGCGACATGGCCCCCCTGATGGCCGCCTCGCGCCTGCTCGCCACCGACAGCGGCGGCCTGCAGGAGGAAGGCGCGGCGCTCGGCGTGCCGGTCGCGGTGCTGCGCAACGTCACGGAACGCCCGGAGGGCGTGGAGGCCGGCGTGCTGAAACTCGCCGGGAACGATCCGGCGCAGCTCGAAGCCGTCCTGAACGACCTGCTGGACAGCGAGCCCACCCTGGCTGCCATGCGCGCAGCCCGCAACCCCTACGGGGATGGGCAGGCCGCGCGGCGCATCGCGCAGGCCGTCGCCTGGCACTTCGGGCTTCAGGACCGCCCGGCCGACTGGGAATAG
- a CDS encoding diacylglycerol kinase family protein — protein MTPEGNPPAAHATPHLAVVLNPNAGNGLALHAWPRLERELQARHLSHELIREASGGAALARLRALPAGTAVMAVGGDGTVGALLPALVGTGRPLAVVPLGTGNDFAGLLGLRPGAFAEALDRLNYQPRAVDALRVTIRQGDGAGRTHLLLNGLGMGFDSDVTANMDRAPARLRGFARYAWSAVATIRQLKLTHVTVTADGRTLYAGPSGIVAVMNGTRYGGGFMISPDSDLRDGRVNVVAGADMNRRQLTDLMLRVLRGRHLKHPRVHTCAAQQVTVRWDAPVRVHLDGDLHGRVTELHVETLPGAVQLLNA, from the coding sequence GTGACTCCTGAAGGCAACCCACCCGCCGCGCACGCCACGCCGCACCTCGCGGTGGTGCTCAACCCGAATGCCGGGAACGGCCTGGCACTGCACGCCTGGCCGCGACTGGAACGTGAACTGCAGGCCCGGCACCTGAGCCACGAACTGATCCGCGAGGCCAGCGGCGGGGCGGCGCTGGCCCGGCTGCGGGCGCTGCCGGCGGGAACGGCGGTCATGGCGGTCGGCGGGGACGGCACGGTCGGGGCGCTGCTCCCCGCGCTGGTCGGAACGGGGCGGCCCCTGGCAGTCGTGCCGCTGGGCACCGGGAATGATTTCGCGGGCCTGCTGGGCCTGCGGCCCGGCGCATTCGCCGAGGCGCTGGACCGCCTGAACTACCAGCCGCGCGCCGTGGACGCCCTGCGCGTCACCATCCGTCAGGGGGACGGGGCGGGCCGCACCCACCTGCTGCTCAACGGCCTGGGCATGGGCTTCGACTCGGACGTCACCGCGAACATGGACCGCGCGCCCGCCCGGCTGCGCGGTTTCGCGCGCTACGCCTGGTCGGCCGTCGCCACCATCCGGCAGCTGAAGCTCACGCACGTGACCGTCACTGCCGACGGCCGGACCCTGTACGCCGGGCCGAGCGGCATCGTGGCGGTCATGAACGGTACCCGCTACGGCGGCGGGTTCATGATCAGCCCGGACAGCGACCTGCGCGACGGTCGCGTGAACGTCGTCGCGGGCGCCGACATGAACCGCCGGCAACTCACGGACCTGATGCTCCGTGTCCTGCGGGGCCGGCACCTGAAGCACCCACGCGTCCACACCTGCGCCGCGCAGCAGGTCACGGTCCGCTGGGACGCCCCGGTGCGGGTGCACCTCGACGGCGACCTGCACGGCCGCGTGACCGAACTGCACGTCGAAACCCTGCCCGGCGCCGTGCAACTCCTGAACGCCTGA
- a CDS encoding DUF3208 domain-containing protein — MLCGVSTSEPQAGGRAAVRLLQGYVWHPQGADIELEHFLPHELDLTGGDSEGAHVLWDGVNPPFAFFENGEPTASQAFYQFTVLRVYDERPSNEALHEDATLASGLLDPLLEATPEGFGWQLWEDLRDL, encoded by the coding sequence ATGCTGTGCGGCGTGAGTACCAGTGAACCGCAGGCCGGGGGCCGCGCTGCTGTCCGCCTGCTACAGGGGTATGTGTGGCATCCGCAGGGCGCCGACATCGAACTTGAGCATTTCCTGCCGCACGAACTGGACCTGACGGGCGGGGACAGTGAGGGCGCGCACGTCCTGTGGGACGGCGTGAACCCTCCGTTCGCGTTCTTCGAGAACGGCGAACCCACCGCCTCGCAGGCCTTCTACCAGTTCACGGTGCTGCGCGTGTACGACGAGCGGCCCAGCAACGAGGCGCTGCACGAGGACGCCACGCTCGCCAGCGGCCTGCTCGACCCGCTGCTGGAGGCCACCCCGGAGGGCTTCGGCTGGCAGCTCTGGGAGGACCTGAGGGACCTGTGA
- a CDS encoding transcriptional regulator, with protein MTPDAVETAGAAPTEPGPVVAIPVYAGVSELELGVMMTVCRLCGGEGAALTVNRSRASIVTAGGLVSTPHVLYAALPEPAGLLLPGGPGAARASRDPLLRAFLAGHAALPTGASGSGALLCGEAGTLTGRVVGGPADLSDTLWGFGVAGVQAGQVVTDGPLMTTPSGLPALQAALHVAAHVWGKEAAAQAADQIGYRPA; from the coding sequence ATGACCCCGGACGCCGTGGAGACCGCCGGCGCAGCGCCGACCGAGCCGGGGCCGGTCGTGGCGATTCCGGTGTACGCCGGGGTCAGCGAACTGGAACTGGGCGTCATGATGACCGTGTGCCGCCTGTGCGGCGGCGAGGGCGCGGCCCTGACCGTCAACCGCTCGCGGGCGAGTATCGTCACGGCGGGCGGGCTGGTCAGCACGCCGCACGTGCTGTACGCGGCGCTGCCGGAACCGGCGGGCCTGCTGCTGCCCGGCGGTCCCGGCGCGGCGCGGGCCAGCCGTGACCCGCTGCTGCGCGCGTTCCTGGCAGGGCACGCGGCCCTGCCGACCGGCGCTTCGGGCAGCGGGGCGCTGCTGTGCGGCGAGGCCGGCACCCTGACCGGGCGCGTGGTGGGCGGCCCCGCCGACCTGAGTGACACGCTGTGGGGCTTCGGCGTGGCGGGCGTGCAGGCCGGGCAGGTCGTGACCGACGGGCCGCTGATGACCACGCCGTCCGGGCTGCCGGCCCTGCAGGCGGCGCTGCACGTGGCGGCGCACGTGTGGGGCAAGGAGGCCGCCGCGCAGGCCGCCGACCAGATCGGCTACCGGCCGGCCTGA
- the ligA gene encoding NAD-dependent DNA ligase LigA, giving the protein MDQAAFDRYLALRAEVARHNRAYHELDTPEIPDSEYDALARELRALETANPDWAARAADTDGRDLSPAQAVGGAPAGTFVPVNHPTPMTSLDNAFSDEELDDWREKLARALNLPADHDDFTFTGELKIDGLSVNLYYLNGELQWAATRGNGVTGEIVTAQVATVPGIPTHLPGLSGELEVRGEVYMSRADFAAFNEQAEELGTPLLKNPRNGAAGALRQKDPEVTRTRNLRAIFYALGRRDGVPATTQGEVLAWLAAQGFPVSAYSETLRGLRAAADYHARMTARRQTFEFDADGTVLKLDPLRLQEEAGFTSRAPRWAIAYKFPVEEVETTLEAITVNVGRTGKLAPLAHLAPRLIEGSTVSRATLHNEDFIRDLDLHIGDTVVVRKSGGVIPQIMRVLHDRRPEGAQPFAFPTHCPECGHEVTRADGDANTYCPNPACPAQAFERIRYFVSRGAMDVRGIGEKLVAQLIESGLVRDVSDLYTLNAEQLAGLERGGEKKAQNILAQLDASRTRPLWRLVNALGMNHVGERNAQALARAFGTLDALLAATPEQIENVPGMGGVIAQSVTAALADPSMRGVLERLRAHGVNPAEEVTRRGEQLQGLNFVITGTLTRPRDAIKAQLEAAGGRVTGSVTGKTSYLIAGEEAGSKLARAQELGVNVLTEAQLADLLRERGVTDPAS; this is encoded by the coding sequence ATGGATCAGGCTGCGTTTGACCGTTACCTTGCGCTGCGGGCCGAGGTCGCCCGCCACAACCGCGCGTACCACGAACTGGACACCCCGGAAATCCCCGACAGCGAGTACGACGCCCTGGCCCGTGAACTGCGCGCCCTCGAAACCGCGAACCCCGACTGGGCCGCCCGCGCTGCCGACACCGACGGCCGCGACCTGAGCCCCGCGCAGGCGGTGGGCGGCGCGCCCGCCGGGACCTTCGTGCCGGTGAATCACCCCACCCCCATGACCAGCCTCGACAACGCCTTCAGTGACGAGGAACTGGACGACTGGCGCGAGAAACTCGCCCGCGCCCTGAACCTCCCGGCCGACCACGACGACTTCACCTTCACGGGCGAACTGAAGATCGACGGCCTGAGCGTCAACCTGTACTACCTGAACGGCGAACTCCAGTGGGCCGCCACGCGCGGCAACGGCGTGACCGGCGAGATCGTGACCGCGCAGGTCGCCACCGTGCCCGGCATTCCCACGCACCTGCCCGGCCTGAGCGGCGAACTGGAGGTGCGCGGCGAGGTGTACATGAGCCGAGCGGACTTCGCGGCCTTCAACGAGCAGGCCGAGGAACTGGGGACGCCGCTGCTGAAGAACCCCCGCAACGGCGCGGCGGGCGCGCTGCGGCAGAAGGACCCGGAAGTGACCCGCACCCGCAACCTCCGCGCGATCTTCTACGCGCTGGGCCGCCGCGACGGCGTGCCCGCCACCACCCAGGGCGAGGTGCTGGCGTGGCTGGCCGCACAGGGCTTCCCGGTCAGCGCATACAGCGAGACCCTGCGCGGCCTGCGCGCCGCCGCCGACTACCACGCCCGCATGACCGCCCGGCGGCAGACCTTCGAGTTCGACGCGGACGGCACGGTCCTGAAACTGGATCCGCTGCGCCTGCAGGAGGAGGCGGGCTTCACCAGCCGCGCGCCGAGGTGGGCGATCGCGTACAAGTTCCCGGTCGAGGAGGTCGAGACGACCCTGGAGGCCATCACCGTGAACGTGGGCCGCACCGGGAAACTCGCGCCGCTCGCGCACCTCGCGCCGCGCCTGATCGAGGGCAGCACCGTCAGCCGCGCCACGCTGCACAACGAGGACTTCATCCGCGACCTCGACCTGCACATCGGGGATACGGTGGTGGTCCGCAAGTCCGGCGGGGTGATCCCGCAGATCATGCGCGTCCTGCACGACAGACGGCCCGAGGGCGCCCAGCCGTTCGCGTTCCCCACCCACTGCCCCGAGTGCGGCCATGAGGTCACCCGCGCCGACGGCGACGCGAACACCTACTGCCCGAATCCCGCCTGCCCCGCCCAGGCCTTCGAGCGCATCCGGTACTTCGTGTCGCGCGGCGCGATGGACGTGCGCGGCATCGGCGAGAAACTCGTCGCGCAACTCATCGAATCCGGACTGGTGCGGGACGTCTCGGACCTGTACACCCTGAACGCCGAACAGCTGGCCGGACTGGAACGTGGCGGCGAGAAGAAAGCGCAGAACATCCTCGCGCAGCTGGACGCCAGCCGCACCAGGCCGCTGTGGCGACTCGTGAACGCGCTCGGCATGAACCACGTGGGCGAACGCAACGCGCAGGCGCTCGCCCGCGCCTTCGGCACGCTGGACGCCCTGCTGGCCGCCACGCCCGAACAGATCGAGAACGTGCCCGGCATGGGCGGCGTGATCGCCCAGAGCGTCACGGCGGCCCTGGCCGATCCCAGCATGCGCGGCGTGCTGGAGCGGCTGCGCGCCCACGGCGTGAACCCCGCCGAGGAGGTCACCCGGCGCGGCGAGCAACTGCAGGGCCTGAACTTCGTGATCACCGGCACCCTGACCCGCCCGCGCGACGCCATCAAGGCGCAGCTGGAGGCCGCCGGGGGCCGCGTGACCGGCAGCGTGACCGGCAAGACCAGCTACCTGATCGCCGGGGAAGAGGCGGGCAGCAAACTCGCCCGCGCGCAGGAACTCGGCGTGAACGTCCTGACCGAAGCCCAGCTGGCCGACCTGCTGCGGGAACGGGGCGTGACGGACCCCGCCAGCTGA
- a CDS encoding Asp23/Gls24 family envelope stress response protein has translation MATNPEVEISKSVLMDIAATTLDGIEGTEIAAAPLKVGEVLRNQNPGRKARALRVTREGNDVTVDLGLNIEFGRSLIALSEQAQRAVRENIELMTGLKVRAVNVSVHNVCLPKGSAA, from the coding sequence ATGGCAACCAACCCCGAAGTCGAGATCAGCAAGAGTGTCCTGATGGACATCGCCGCCACCACCCTGGACGGCATTGAAGGAACCGAGATCGCCGCCGCCCCCCTGAAGGTCGGCGAGGTGCTGCGCAACCAGAACCCCGGCCGCAAGGCCCGCGCGCTGCGCGTCACCCGCGAAGGCAACGACGTGACCGTCGACCTGGGCCTGAACATCGAGTTCGGCCGCAGCCTGATCGCCCTGAGCGAACAGGCCCAGCGCGCCGTGCGCGAGAACATCGAACTCATGACCGGCCTGAAGGTCCGCGCCGTGAACGTCAGTGTGCACAACGTCTGCCTGCCCAAAGGCAGCGCCGCATGA
- the nusB gene encoding transcription antitermination factor NusB, with protein sequence MTRRREKAAAPVGTRRAAREFAFRVLFEADRGDLPMQSVFTRAEGAMRSGDDTFPALSEDALTFAQELVRGISAARPDIDATLRRTIRGWSFDQMAQTDLNILRLATFEMMHTSEPHPPVIESAVRIARKFGGDDSGRFVNGVLAGLSRALNSRGQPAPAAQPEAEAPLPDGEPE encoded by the coding sequence ATGACCCGCCGCCGCGAGAAGGCCGCCGCGCCCGTCGGCACCCGCCGCGCCGCCCGCGAGTTCGCGTTCCGGGTGCTGTTCGAAGCTGACCGGGGCGACCTGCCCATGCAGAGCGTGTTCACCCGCGCCGAGGGCGCCATGCGCAGTGGCGACGACACCTTCCCTGCCCTCAGCGAGGACGCCCTGACCTTCGCGCAGGAACTCGTGCGCGGCATCAGCGCCGCCCGCCCCGACATCGACGCGACCCTGCGCCGCACCATCCGCGGCTGGAGCTTCGACCAGATGGCCCAGACCGACCTGAACATCCTGCGCCTGGCGACCTTCGAGATGATGCACACCAGCGAGCCGCACCCGCCCGTCATCGAGAGCGCCGTGCGTATCGCCCGCAAGTTCGGCGGGGACGACTCCGGCCGCTTCGTGAACGGCGTGCTCGCCGGCCTGAGCCGCGCCCTGAACAGCCGGGGACAGCCCGCCCCGGCCGCGCAGCCCGAGGCGGAAGCGCCCCTCCCGGACGGAGAGCCCGAGTGA
- a CDS encoding bifunctional 5,10-methylenetetrahydrofolate dehydrogenase/5,10-methenyltetrahydrofolate cyclohydrolase has protein sequence MTSGRAEARTLAGPPAAAELLARAAALAATLPVTPSIAFIRVGDDPASESYVRGKAKKAVELGLHSHVYALPDDTTQADLHALIGTLNADNGVHGVLLQLPLPAHLNADAALACLDPRKDVDGLHPVSAGLLWQGQPGLRPCTPAGVMALLDHYRLPVAGQHAVIVGRSALVGRPLAGLLLNADATVTVAHRATPDLGTVTRRADLLIVAAGHAHLITPDMVRPGATVIDVGINRVPTEGGKARLTGDVHPDVAGVAGALTPVPGGVGPMTVAQLMMNTVQAAQNQTAQVQATQNQTGQNQVGQPNGANGELLR, from the coding sequence GTGACCAGCGGCCGGGCCGAGGCCCGGACCCTGGCCGGCCCGCCCGCCGCCGCCGAACTGCTCGCCCGCGCCGCCGCCCTGGCCGCCACGCTGCCCGTCACGCCCAGCATCGCATTCATCCGGGTGGGCGACGACCCCGCCAGTGAAAGCTACGTGCGCGGCAAGGCGAAGAAAGCCGTGGAACTCGGCCTGCACAGCCACGTGTACGCCCTGCCGGACGACACCACCCAGGCGGACCTGCACGCCCTGATCGGCACCCTGAACGCCGACAACGGCGTACACGGCGTGCTGCTGCAACTGCCCCTCCCGGCCCACCTGAACGCCGACGCGGCCCTGGCCTGCCTCGACCCGCGCAAGGACGTGGACGGCCTGCACCCGGTCAGCGCCGGGCTGCTGTGGCAGGGGCAGCCCGGCCTGCGCCCCTGCACGCCCGCCGGGGTGATGGCCCTGCTGGACCACTACCGCCTTCCGGTGGCCGGGCAGCACGCCGTGATCGTGGGCCGCAGCGCCCTGGTCGGGCGACCCCTGGCGGGCCTGCTGCTGAACGCCGACGCGACCGTCACCGTCGCCCACCGCGCCACCCCGGACCTGGGCACCGTAACCCGCCGCGCCGACCTGCTGATCGTCGCGGCCGGGCACGCGCACCTGATCACGCCGGACATGGTGCGCCCCGGCGCGACCGTTATTGACGTGGGCATCAACCGCGTGCCCACCGAGGGCGGCAAGGCCCGCCTGACCGGTGACGTGCACCCGGACGTGGCGGGCGTGGCCGGGGCGCTGACACCCGTGCCGGGCGGCGTGGGCCCCATGACGGTCGCGCAACTGATGATGAACACCGTCCAGGCCGCCCAGAACCAGACAGCGCAGGTGCAGGCCACGCAGAACCAGACAGGGCAGAACCAGGTGGGGCAGCCGAACGGAGCGAACGGTGAACTCCTTCGCTGA
- a CDS encoding divergent PAP2 family protein, with protein MNSFADLIGNRWLWVAVLSSTGAQVMKVLLILLLERRWHPGAFMETGGMPSSHSAMVAALTTGVGITEGLGSPLFAASAVFALIVMYDATGVRHSSGQQARLLNELVDELRAVVREGFAPSPLRVLMGHTYLEVLIGTLIGVAAGFIAFGSQPA; from the coding sequence GTGAACTCCTTCGCTGACCTGATCGGCAACCGCTGGCTGTGGGTCGCCGTGCTCAGCAGCACGGGCGCGCAGGTCATGAAGGTGCTGCTGATCCTGCTGCTCGAACGCCGCTGGCACCCCGGCGCGTTCATGGAGACCGGCGGCATGCCCAGCAGTCACAGCGCCATGGTTGCCGCCCTGACCACCGGCGTCGGTATCACCGAGGGCCTGGGCAGCCCGCTGTTCGCCGCGAGCGCCGTGTTCGCCCTGATCGTCATGTACGACGCGACCGGCGTGCGTCACAGCAGCGGCCAGCAGGCCCGCCTGCTGAACGAACTGGTCGATGAACTGCGCGCCGTGGTCCGCGAGGGGTTCGCGCCCAGCCCCCTGCGCGTCCTGATGGGCCACACCTACCTCGAGGTGCTGATCGGCACCCTGATCGGCGTGGCGGCCGGCTTCATCGCCTTCGGCAGCCAGCCGGCCTGA
- a CDS encoding NADH-quinone oxidoreductase subunit 15 — protein MSHADDSALYTQWVTLLGWLEDSAAARGLSFEKVADFPDYIYRMERPYDLPTTVMSVSVGVGGQPLLIAAVSPRHVDLGGVSLRLMGGSKHWHLHAGSGGTLLEGKRPFTRERLDALLDGALRSNAV, from the coding sequence ATGTCACATGCAGATGATTCGGCGCTGTACACGCAGTGGGTCACGCTTCTGGGCTGGCTGGAGGACAGCGCGGCGGCGCGCGGCCTGTCGTTCGAGAAGGTTGCGGACTTCCCGGACTACATCTACCGCATGGAACGCCCCTACGACCTGCCCACCACCGTCATGAGCGTCAGCGTGGGCGTGGGCGGGCAACCGCTGCTGATCGCGGCGGTCAGCCCGCGCCACGTGGACCTGGGTGGCGTGTCGCTGCGCCTGATGGGCGGCAGCAAGCACTGGCACCTGCACGCCGGGAGCGGCGGAACGCTGCTGGAAGGCAAGCGGCCCTTCACGCGCGAGCGGCTGGACGCCCTGCTGGACGGCGCCCTGCGCAGCAACGCCGTGTAA